One Brassica napus cultivar Da-Ae chromosome A5, Da-Ae, whole genome shotgun sequence DNA window includes the following coding sequences:
- the LOC106452958 gene encoding GTP cyclohydrolase 1-like isoform X1 — MDTSDEGRLNLELETGIKNACIDLAFEHQPETLAIQDAVKLLLQGLHEDVNREGIKKTPFRVAKALREGTRGYKLKVKEYVQSALFPEAGLEDGIGQAGGVGGLVVVRDLDHYSYCESCLLPFHVRCHVGYVPSEQRVLGLSKFSRVADVFAKRLQEPQGLADDICSALHHWVKPSGVAVVLQCSHIHFPCLDVKSPSDNGFVKLMVSSGSGVFDDEGSSLWGEFLSFLKLKGVKTEALCGSVKKEWCPSVKTSSEEEDPEMVSAVVSILKSLGEDPSREGLIATPSRFLKWMMNFQNVNLEMKLNGVNGVNGVKANGEVKLHCELNLPFWSMCEHHLLPFYGVVHIGYYCGEGYSHKSLMKSIVHFYGFKLQVQERMTRQIAETLSPLVGGDVIVVAEAGHTCMISRGIEKFGSSTATIAVLGQFSNDGSARAEFLDKIHATAALKADASSPF; from the exons ATGGATACCTCAG ATGAAGGACGTTTGAATCTAGAGCTTGAGACTGGAATCAAAAACGCCTGCATTGATCTCGCTTTCGAGCACCAACCAGAGACTTTAGCCATCCAAGACGCTGTCAAGCTTCTCCTCCAAGGCCTTCACGAGGATGTCAACAGAGAAGGCATCAAAAAGACTCCTTTCCGCGTCGCCAAGGCCCTTCGTGAAGGCACCAGAG GTTATAAGCTAAAGGTGAAGGAGTATGTACAGAGTGCTCTGTTTCCAGAAGCAGGGCTAGAAGATGGCATTGGACAAGCGGGAGGAGTTGGAGGACTCGTCGTCGTTCGAGACCTCGACCACTACTCTTACTGTGAGTCTTGCTTGCTTCCTTTTCACGTCAGGTGCCACGTGGGTTACGTCCCATCTGAGCAGCGTGTTTTGGGACTTAGCAAGTTCTCCAGAGTCGCTGACGTTTTCGCCAAGCGGCTCCAGGAGCCCCAGGGTTTGGCTGATGATATATGCTCTGCTCTTCACCACTGGGTTAAACCCTCTGGCGTCGCCGTTGTTCTGCAGTGCTCTCACATTCACTTCCCATGCTTGGACGTAAAGTCTCCAAGCGATAATGGGTTTGTGAAGCTCATGGTTTCCTCCGGGTCAGGAGTTTTCGACGACGAAGGGTCGAGTCTTTGGGGTGAGTTCTTGAGTTTCTTGAAGCTCAAAGGCGTAAAGACGGAAGCTTTGTGTGGCTCTGTGAAGAAAGAGTGGTGTCCTAGCGTTAAAACCTcgtctgaagaagaagatcctGAGATGGTTTCCGCGGTTGTTTCGATTCTCAAGTCGTTAGGAGAAGATCCGTCGAGGGAAGGGCTCATTGCTACACCCTCTAGGTTCCTCAAGTGGATGATGAACTTCCAAAACGTTAACCTCGAGATGAAGCTTAACGGCGTTAACGGCGTTAACGGCGTCAAAGCCAACGGCGAGGTCAAGCTGCACTGTGAACTGAACTTACCGTTTTGGTCAATGTGTGAGCATCATTTGCTTCCTTTCTACGGAGTTGTTCACATTGGCTACTATTGTGGTGAAGGATACAGCCACAAGTCATTGATGAAGTCTATTGTACACTTCTATGGGTTCAAGCTTCAAGTGCAAGAGAGGATGACGCGTCAGATAGCTGAGACGCTATCGCCTCTCGTTGGTGGGGATGTGATTGTTGTAGCGGAAGCAGGGCATACTTGTATGATCTCTAGAGGGATTGAGAAGTTCGGAAGCAGCACTGCTACTATTGCTGTTTTGGGTCAGTTTTCAAATGATGGTTCTGCAAGAGCCGAGTTTCTAGACAAGATCCATGCAACGGCTGCCTTGAAGGCAGATGCAAGCTCCCCATTTTGA
- the LOC106452958 gene encoding GTP cyclohydrolase 1-like isoform X2, with amino-acid sequence MGALDEGRLNLELETGIKNACIDLAFEHQPETLAIQDAVKLLLQGLHEDVNREGIKKTPFRVAKALREGTRGYKLKVKEYVQSALFPEAGLEDGIGQAGGVGGLVVVRDLDHYSYCESCLLPFHVRCHVGYVPSEQRVLGLSKFSRVADVFAKRLQEPQGLADDICSALHHWVKPSGVAVVLQCSHIHFPCLDVKSPSDNGFVKLMVSSGSGVFDDEGSSLWGEFLSFLKLKGVKTEALCGSVKKEWCPSVKTSSEEEDPEMVSAVVSILKSLGEDPSREGLIATPSRFLKWMMNFQNVNLEMKLNGVNGVNGVKANGEVKLHCELNLPFWSMCEHHLLPFYGVVHIGYYCGEGYSHKSLMKSIVHFYGFKLQVQERMTRQIAETLSPLVGGDVIVVAEAGHTCMISRGIEKFGSSTATIAVLGQFSNDGSARAEFLDKIHATAALKADASSPF; translated from the exons aTGGGAGCATTAGATGAAGGACGTTTGAATCTAGAGCTTGAGACTGGAATCAAAAACGCCTGCATTGATCTCGCTTTCGAGCACCAACCAGAGACTTTAGCCATCCAAGACGCTGTCAAGCTTCTCCTCCAAGGCCTTCACGAGGATGTCAACAGAGAAGGCATCAAAAAGACTCCTTTCCGCGTCGCCAAGGCCCTTCGTGAAGGCACCAGAG GTTATAAGCTAAAGGTGAAGGAGTATGTACAGAGTGCTCTGTTTCCAGAAGCAGGGCTAGAAGATGGCATTGGACAAGCGGGAGGAGTTGGAGGACTCGTCGTCGTTCGAGACCTCGACCACTACTCTTACTGTGAGTCTTGCTTGCTTCCTTTTCACGTCAGGTGCCACGTGGGTTACGTCCCATCTGAGCAGCGTGTTTTGGGACTTAGCAAGTTCTCCAGAGTCGCTGACGTTTTCGCCAAGCGGCTCCAGGAGCCCCAGGGTTTGGCTGATGATATATGCTCTGCTCTTCACCACTGGGTTAAACCCTCTGGCGTCGCCGTTGTTCTGCAGTGCTCTCACATTCACTTCCCATGCTTGGACGTAAAGTCTCCAAGCGATAATGGGTTTGTGAAGCTCATGGTTTCCTCCGGGTCAGGAGTTTTCGACGACGAAGGGTCGAGTCTTTGGGGTGAGTTCTTGAGTTTCTTGAAGCTCAAAGGCGTAAAGACGGAAGCTTTGTGTGGCTCTGTGAAGAAAGAGTGGTGTCCTAGCGTTAAAACCTcgtctgaagaagaagatcctGAGATGGTTTCCGCGGTTGTTTCGATTCTCAAGTCGTTAGGAGAAGATCCGTCGAGGGAAGGGCTCATTGCTACACCCTCTAGGTTCCTCAAGTGGATGATGAACTTCCAAAACGTTAACCTCGAGATGAAGCTTAACGGCGTTAACGGCGTTAACGGCGTCAAAGCCAACGGCGAGGTCAAGCTGCACTGTGAACTGAACTTACCGTTTTGGTCAATGTGTGAGCATCATTTGCTTCCTTTCTACGGAGTTGTTCACATTGGCTACTATTGTGGTGAAGGATACAGCCACAAGTCATTGATGAAGTCTATTGTACACTTCTATGGGTTCAAGCTTCAAGTGCAAGAGAGGATGACGCGTCAGATAGCTGAGACGCTATCGCCTCTCGTTGGTGGGGATGTGATTGTTGTAGCGGAAGCAGGGCATACTTGTATGATCTCTAGAGGGATTGAGAAGTTCGGAAGCAGCACTGCTACTATTGCTGTTTTGGGTCAGTTTTCAAATGATGGTTCTGCAAGAGCCGAGTTTCTAGACAAGATCCATGCAACGGCTGCCTTGAAGGCAGATGCAAGCTCCCCATTTTGA